From the genome of Marixanthomonas ophiurae, one region includes:
- a CDS encoding MBOAT family O-acyltransferase translates to MLFNSFSFGLFLPIVLLIYWAVGYKRIKAQNAVLLVASYIFYGLWDWRFLSLIIASSLVDYLAGRAIHTTNNKASKKIYLVLSIFWNLGVLFIFKYYNFFAEGFANLFHLSAQGYTYNTLNFILPVGLSFYTFQTMSYSIDVYRNRIKPTYNILNFLCFVSFFPQLVAGPIERAKSLLPQFKKERTFERSLVVDGLRQMLWGLFMKMVVADNVALAVNAIYSEPNSFGSLSLLYASVLFFFQIYCDFAGYSNIAIGTAKLFGFKLSKNFNIPYLSRSVAEFWQRWHITLTKWFTDYVYAPLIQSWKKSYVSRTIALFITMTLIGLWHGANWTFIFFGVFQAITISIERIPMTVKGKTYNINYFLTRMPLPVTIIYSFTLIITSCIFFRAENFDMALNIIHRVLSFIPSKPFSLEIGFRVLFVPLLIIMEVITRTKNHPFEFLEKTYSRPIRWIIYYLFVFFIIRYAGPKEEFIYFQF, encoded by the coding sequence TTGTTATTCAATTCATTTTCATTTGGGTTATTTTTACCCATTGTCCTGCTTATTTATTGGGCTGTAGGCTATAAACGTATTAAAGCTCAGAATGCAGTTCTCCTTGTTGCAAGCTATATTTTTTATGGCTTATGGGATTGGCGTTTTTTATCGCTTATTATTGCGAGCTCTCTAGTAGATTACCTTGCTGGAAGAGCCATTCATACAACCAATAACAAAGCCTCCAAAAAAATATACTTAGTCCTGAGTATATTTTGGAATTTAGGAGTTCTTTTTATTTTTAAGTATTATAACTTCTTTGCTGAAGGGTTCGCTAATTTGTTTCATCTAAGCGCACAAGGATACACCTATAATACTTTAAATTTTATCCTTCCGGTAGGGTTGAGTTTTTATACATTTCAAACTATGAGCTATAGTATTGATGTATACCGTAACCGTATTAAACCCACTTATAATATTTTAAACTTTTTATGCTTTGTTAGCTTTTTCCCGCAATTGGTCGCCGGTCCTATTGAAAGAGCCAAATCCTTACTTCCTCAATTTAAAAAAGAAAGAACTTTTGAAAGATCTTTAGTCGTCGATGGGCTACGGCAGATGCTTTGGGGGCTTTTTATGAAAATGGTCGTAGCAGACAACGTTGCCTTGGCAGTAAATGCCATTTATTCTGAACCAAACAGTTTTGGAAGCTTGTCCTTATTATATGCCTCTGTCCTATTCTTCTTCCAAATTTATTGTGATTTTGCCGGCTACTCAAACATTGCTATTGGTACAGCAAAGCTGTTTGGTTTCAAGTTGAGCAAAAACTTCAACATTCCTTATCTATCACGGAGCGTGGCAGAGTTTTGGCAGCGATGGCACATAACCCTAACCAAATGGTTTACAGATTATGTATATGCACCACTTATACAAAGTTGGAAAAAAAGCTATGTTTCCAGAACCATTGCTCTATTTATAACTATGACACTCATTGGGCTTTGGCACGGTGCCAATTGGACTTTTATATTTTTTGGGGTATTCCAGGCCATCACCATTTCAATTGAACGGATACCTATGACTGTTAAGGGCAAAACCTATAACATCAATTATTTTTTAACCAGAATGCCTTTACCAGTTACTATAATCTATAGTTTTACTTTGATTATCACATCTTGTATTTTCTTTAGGGCCGAAAATTTTGATATGGCTTTAAATATTATCCATAGGGTTTTATCATTCATTCCAAGTAAGCCCTTTTCGTTGGAAATAGGCTTTCGGGTACTTTTTGTACCTTTATTAATCATTATGGAGGTTATAACCAGAACCAAAAACCATCCATTTGAATTTTTAGAAAAAACTTATAGCAGACCCATTCGTTGGATTATATATTATTTATTTGTTTTTTTCATCATACGTTATGCCGGACCCAAAGAAGAATTCATCTATTTTCAATTTTAA